The following DNA comes from Cellulomonas soli.
CGTTCGCCGTCCCGACCGCCGACCAGCCCGCGTGGTGGTCGTGGTCCGGCGCGGGCCTGTCCGCGTACAGCTACGGCTCCGGCCAGGGTGCGATCACCTCGAGCTGCTCGGCGCTGCCGATGATCTCCGGGCGCACCCCGAGCAACGTGTGGGGCGGGTTCACCGGGATCTCCCTCCAGGTCGACATGGAACGCACCGCCACCCCGCTGTGCACGGTGCCCTGACCGTCGCCTCCTGACCCGCCGAACGCTCAGTCCCGCCCCCTCGCGCCCGATGGGACGGTGGAGGACCTGGGCGCTCGCCCCACGGGTCGCTCGGCGCGGGTTGCACCTCTCCCGCCCCGGCCACCCCGGTGGCGCACGTACGGCGACTCCGGTCGGCACGATGCCGACCGTTCGAGCGCTGCCCGCGCGACCGCCCATGGAGGGGAGGGGGCATGGCGTCGACCCTGGGGACGCTGCGCCGGCGCCCCTCCTCGACCCGCGTGTTCTGGGCGAGCTCGCTCGCGGCCGTGTCGCTCGCCGGGCTGTACGCCTCGGCCCGTGCCGCCGAGCAGCTCGTCGTCGCCGCACCGGCCGGGTGCGACGTGCAGTCCGTCGACTGGTCCTACGAGATCGGCCTCGACGCGCGCACCGGGTACGGCATCACCGGCACCCGTTTCGTCGACGTGCCCGACGCCTGCGAGGGTGTGCGCGTGCAGGTCCTCTACCGGGCCGACGGGTCGATCGTGCGCCGTTCCGAGGTCGTGCTGCACGACGGGACGGTCGACCTGCTCGGGGTCCTCGAACCCGCCGGGACCCGGGTCACCGACGCGTCCTGGGTCGTCCTCCCCGACTGACGTGCGACGGGCGCGGCGACCGACGCCTCCGCGTGTCCCTCAGGCCTCGCGCGCCGGCTCCACCTCGACGGGCGTCGCCTCCGGCCGCTTGGCCGTCCGGGCCGCCCCGCTGGAGGTGCCGTGCAGCCGCCGGGTCGCCCACGGGTACAGGTGCACCTTGGCCCACCGGGCGTCGTCGCGGACCTGAGCGAGCCGCGGGACGGGCGGCAGCGGTGCCGGCGGCTCGTCCCAGTCCGGGACGTCCGGCGCGAGCCCGAGCCCGACGAGCGCCGCCTGCGCGACGCGCGCGTGGCCGTCCTTCGTCAGGTGGATCCGGTCGTCGGACCACATCCGCCAGTCCGACAGCGAACGCATGCCCCACAGGTCGAGCACGTACGCGCCGTGCCGACGGGCGATCGACCACACGTGCGCGTTGAACACCCCGACCCGGGCCCGGGTGGCCCGCACGAGCGGCGACCCCGCGGCGTCCATGCCCGTGCCCAGGAGCACGTCGATGCCCGCGGCCCGCAGCCGTGCCACCCCGGCCTCGAGGTCGCGGGCCAGCCGGTCGACGTCGACCGACGGGCGCAGGATGTCGTTCCCTCCGCCGACGAGGCTCACCAGGTCCGGTCGCAGGTCGAGGGCGACGGGGACCTGCTCGCGCAGGATCGGTCGCAGCAGCCGGCCGCGGATCGCCAGGTTCGCGTACTCCAGCGGCGGCTGCCCCGCGGCGGTGCGGCGCTGCGAGAGGTGCATGGCCAGCTGGTCCGCCCAGCCGCGCAGGGGCGCGTCGGCGGGCGGCAGGGGGATGTGCGGGCCCGCCGGGTGCCCGGGGGCGTCCCACAGCCCCTCGGAGAACGAGTCGCCGATCGCGACGTACCGCGACCACCGGACCTGGCCGCCGTCGAGCACCGGGGGTCCGCCGAGCACCGGGGACGGGTGCGCAGGGTGCTCGGTGGTGGGGGAGAGGTCGACGGGCTGCTCGTCCGGAAGGGTCACCGGGCCATTGTGCCCACGGGGGGCGACAGGCGTCAGGGCAGCGTCCAGTCGACCGGCTGCGCGCCCTGCTCGACCAGGAGCCGGTTCACCTGGGAGAACGGTCGCGAGCCGAAGAACCCCCGGCTGGCCGACAGCGGGCTCGGGTGCACGCTGGCCACGACCGGCACGCCGTGCAGCGCGGGCGCGAGCGACTGCGCGTCCCGGCCCCACAGCACGGCGACCAACGGTCCGCCCCGCTCCACGAGCGCGGCGATCGCACGGTCGGTGACCGCCTCCCAGCCGTGCCCGCGGTGCGACGCGGGTGCGCCCGGCCGGACGGTCAGGACCCGGTTGAGCAGCATGACGCCCTGCGCGGCCCACGGCGTCAGGTCGCCCGACGTCGGTGCGGGCAGGTCCAGGTCCGTGACGAGCTCGCGGAAGATGTTCGCCAGCGAGCGTGGCACCGGCCGCACGTCGGGCTGCACGGAGAACGAGAGCCCCATGGGGTGCCCGGGTGTGGGGTACGGGTCCTGCCCGACGATCAGCACACGGACGTCGGCGAGTGGTCGCTCGAAGGCCCGCAGGACGGCGTCACCGGCCGGCAGGTACTCGCGTCCCGCGGCGACCTCGGCGCGCAGGAAGGCCCCGGCGGCGCGCAGCTGCGGCTCCACGGGGGCGAGGGCTGCGGCCCAGTCGGCCGCGACGAGCTGGTCCAGCGGGGCGCCTGTCACGGGCGCGAGAGTACCCGGCCGGTCGAATGACACCGCTGTCGTTCGCGCCGTACGATGGCGCACGACGGACGTCCCCCCACACCGACGGCCCCGACCGGGTCGACGCGCAGAGGTGGACGAGCACGGCGGACGACCGGCCCGCACGATGGAGGAGGACGCATGACCGTGACGGCGACGCTCACCCCGAGCCCCCAGGTCGACCCCTCCGGTGAGGCCCCCGCGCAGTCGGAGCTGTCGGAGCGGGACCAGGCGGTCCTGGCGTTCGAACGGCAGTGGTGGAAGTACGCCGGCGCCAAGGAGCAGGCCGTCCGTGAGCTCTTCGACATGTCGGCCACGCGGTACTACCAGGTTCTCAACGCCCTGATCGACGACCCGGCCGCGCTCGCCCACGACCCGATGCTGGTCAAGCGGCTGCGCCGCATGCGGTCCTCGCGCCAGCGTGCGCGCACCGCTCGGCGCCTGGGCGCCGAGGGCTGACGCGCGGCTCGTCGTCGGCCCTCCTGGGCCGGTCTTCGGGGCCGGTGTTCGGGGCCGGGAAGGTCGATCTCCCCGGATCCACAGCGTGACCCGCTAGCCTTTCGGCCGTGAGCAAGGCCGACTACCCCTACCCCCCGGACGAGTTCGACGCGCCCCGGAGCCCGGACGCGCCGCGCGACCCCTACCTCGCGCCGCGTTCCTGGTGGAGCCGGTGGTGGCCCTTCGTCGCGGTTCTGGTGGTGTTCCCGGTGCTGGCGTTCGCCCTGGTGAACCTCGCGGCACGCTTCGACTCCCTGCCGATCGGCGGCGACTCGTCCGCGTCGGACGGGGCGTCGGACACCTCGACGGATGCGGCGTCCACGGCGCCGACCGACACCGGCACCGAGGCGGCCGAGACCCCGGCCGAGACGCCCGCGGCCACCGCCGACCTGGCCACGCCCGTCGTGGTCTACAACGCGGCCGGCATCGCCGGCCTCGCGGCGAGCACGGCCGAGACGCTCACGACCGCGGGCTTCACCGCCGTGACGACCGGCAACCAGGACGCCGGTGACCTGACGGAATCGGTCGTGTACTACGGCAGCGACGCGCTCAAGCCGACCGCGGACCTGGTGGCGCAGACCCTCGGCATCACGACCGTCACCCTGTCCCTGGCCGAGTCGCCGAGCGGCGTGTCGGTCATCCTGCTCACCGCTCCCTGACGGACGCGTCCGCGAGGTTCACCCTCGGGTCGTCCGACGACCTGCGAGACGACCCTGGTCGGGACGTGACGTGCGCCACTAGGCTCACCGCACCCCGCCGCGACGCGGAGCGCCGGGGCCCCGATCGTCGAGGAGTGCGCATGGCCCAGGGCACGGTCAAGTGGTTCAACGCGGAGAAGGGCTTCGGCTTCATCACCCCCGTGGGTGGCGGGCAGGACCTCTTCGTCCACTACAGCGCGATCCAGGTGGACGGCTACCGGTCCCTCGAGGAGGGGCAGGAGGTCGACTTCGAGGTCGGCCAGGGCACGAAGGGGCCGCAGGCCGAGCAGGTGCGGCCCGTCTGACCTTCGCCCGGTCCTTCGGAACGGCACCGCCGCCCCGGCATCTCGCCCGGGCGGCGGTGCCGTTCTGTGCGTCCGGAGGTCGTCCGCCGAGGGCGGACGACCTTGCACTCACCGGGGTCGAGTGCTAACCATTGGACTTAGCACTCTCCGGTGGAGAGTGACAGAATCACCACGGCCGTCCGGTGAGGGCCGTCGGGTGCGGGACATGACCGCGCACGGCGACCCGTCCGTCGCGGGCACCTTGCGGCCGACCCACGAACCGAGTGAAGGATCACAGCCCCATGGCCAAGATCATTGCCTTCAACGAGGAGGCCCGGCGCGGCATCGAGCGCGGGCTCAACGTCCTCGCCGACACCGTCAAGGTGACCCTCGGCCCGAAGGGCCGCAACGTCGTCCTGGACAAGAAGTGGGGCGCCCCCACGATCACCAACGACGGTGTCTCCATCGCCAAGGAGATCGACCTCGAGGACCCCTTCGAGAAGATCGGCGCCGAGCTCGTCAAGGAGGTCGCCAAGAAGACCGACGACGTCGCGGGTGACGGCACCACCACCGCCACCGTGCTCGCCCAGGCGCTCGTGCGCGAGGGTCTGCGCAACGTCGCCGCCGGCGCCAACCCGATCGCCCTGAAGAAGGGCATCGAGAAGGCCGTCGAGGCCGTCACGGCTGCGCTCCTGGAGCAGGCCAAGGAGGTCGAGTCCAAGGAGGAGATCGCCGCCACCGCCGCCATCTCCGCCGGCGACGTCGCGATCGGCGAGCTCATCGCCGAGGCGCTCGACAAGGTCGGCAAGGAGGGCGTCATCACGGTCGAGGAGTCCAGCGCCCTGGGCCTGGAGCTCGAGCTCACCGAGGGCATGCGCTTCGACAAGGGCTTCCTGTCGGCGTACTTCGTGACCGACCCCGAGCGTCAGGAGGCCGTCCTCGAGGACGCGTACGTCCTGCTCGTCGAGTCGAAGATCTCGAACGTCAAGGACCTGCTGCCCCTGCTGGAGAAGGTCATCCAGTCCGGCAAGCCGCTGTTCATCGTCGCCGAGGACGTCGAGGGCGAGGCCCTGGCCACGCTCGTCGTCAACAAGATCCGTGGCACGTTCAAGTCGGTCTCCGTCAAGGCCCCCGGCTTCGGCGACCGCCGCAAGGCGATGCTGCAGGACATGGCCATCCTCACCGGTGGTCAGGTCGTCTCGGAGACCGTCGGCCTCAAGCTGGACACGGTGGGCCTCGAGGTCCTCGGCACGGCGCGCAAGATCGTCGTCACCAAGGACGAGACCACGATCGTCGAGGGTGCCGGCGACGCCGCGCTCATCGCCGGTCGCGTGAACCAGATCCGTGCCGAGATCGAGAACTCGGACTCGGACTACGACCGCGAGAAGCTGCAGGAGCGCCTCGCCAAGCTGGCCGGCGGCGTGGCCGTCATCAAGGCCGGTGCGGCGACCGAGGTCGAGCTCAAGGAGCGCAAGCACCGCATCGAGGACGCCGTCCGCAACGCCAAGGCCGCGGTCGAGGAGGGCATCGTCGCCGGTGGTGGCGTTGCGCTCATCCAGGCCGGCAAGGTCGCGTTCGCGAACCTGGTTCTCGAGGGTGACGAGGCCACCGGTGCCGCGATCGTCAAGCTCGCCATCGAGGCCCCGCTCAAGCAGATCGCGATCAACGCCGGTCTCGAGGGCGGCGTCGTGGCCGAGAAGGTCCGCAACCTCCCGACGGGTCACGGCCTGAACGCCGCGACGAACACCTACGAGGACCTGCTGGCCGCCGGCGTCAACGACCCGGTCAAGGTCACGCGCTCCGCGCTGCAGAACGCCGCGTCCATCGCTGCGCTGTTCCTCACCACCGAGGCCGTCGTGGCCGACAAGCCGGAGAAGGCCGCCCCGGCCGGCCCCGGTGGCGGCGAGGACTTCGGCGGCGGTTTCTGATCCGCTGAACCACCGCCGGCGATGATCCGCCGGCAGCACGGACGGAGGGCCGGTCACCTACGGGTGGCCGGCCCTCCGGCGTTCCCGCGGCACCGCGGAAGGTCCGGCGAGGCCCGTGCGGCCTGCGTGCGAGGTCGCCGCGGGCCGCGGCTACTGGTGGTAGCTCGACAGGAAGTTGCCGATGCGCTCCACGGCCTCGGACAGCACCCGGGCCTCGGGCAGCGTGACGACGCGCAGGTGGTCGGGCGTCGGCCAGTTGAAGCCCGTGCCCTGCACCAGCAGGATGTGCTCGCTGACCAGCAGGTCGTAGACGAGCCGGCCGTCGTCACGGATCTCGTGCACCTCGGGGTCGAGCCGCGGGAACAGGTACAGTGCCCCGTCCGGACGGACGCAGTCGACGCCCGGGATCGAGGTCAGCCCCCGCCACGCGACGTCGCGCTGCACGTGCAGCCGGCCTCCGGGCGCGATGAGCGCGTCGATGGACTGCACGCCGCCGAGCGCCGCCTGGATCGCGTGCTGCGCCGGCACGTTCGGGCACAGACGCGTGGACGCCAGCAGCGTGATGCCCTCGAGGAACCCGCGCGCGTGGTCGCGTGGTCCGGTGATCGCCAGCCAGCCGGCCCGGTACCCGGCGACGCGGTACGTCTTGGACAGCCCGTTGAACGTCAGGCAGAGCAGGTCGGGGGCGAGCGAAGCGAGCGGGACGTGCTGCGCACCGTCGTACAGGATGCGGTCGTAGATCTCGTCCGCCAGGAGCAGCAGGCTGTGCCGCCGCGCGATCGCCACGATGCCCTCGAGGATCTCGCGCGAGTAGACGGCACCCGTCGGGTTGTTCGGGTTGATGACGACCAGCGCCTTGGTCCGCGGGGTGACCAGGGACTCCAGGTGCTCCAGGTCGGGCTCCCAGCCCGCGGTCTCGTCGCACCGGTAGTGCACCGGGAGCCCGCCGGACAGGCTCGTCATCGCGGTCCACAGCGGGTAGTCGGGGGAGGGGACGAGCACCTCGTCGCCCTCGTCGAGCAACGCCTGGCAGACCATCGTGATGAGTTCCGAGACGCCGTTGCCGACGAACACGTCGTCGACGTCGATCGACGGGAAGCCCGGCGTGGTCTCGTACCGGGTGACGATCGCCCGGCGGGCCGACAGGATGCCGCGCGACTCGGAGTAGCCGTGCGCCAGGGGGATCGCGGCGATGACGTCCCGCACGATCTGGTGCGGTGCGTCGAAGCCGAAGGCCGCCGGGTTGCCGGTGTTCAGCTTGAGGACGGTGTGCCCCTCGGCCTCCAGGCGTGCCGCCTCGTCGAGCGTCTTGCCGCGGATCTCGTACAGCACGTGGCGCAGCTTGGCGGACTGGTCGAGGGGACGCAGCGGCATGGTTCGAGACTAGTCCCGTCGCGTGCCGTCCCCTCCCAGGTCGGACCGTGGTCGCCCGGGTGTCGGTGCGCGCGTGCCCACGACGACGGTGGCGTCCAGGTCGTCGTCGGACACGACACGGGCGTGCAGGCCGTGCTCGGCCATCACGGCCACGGCGGCGGGTGCCTGCCGTTCGCTCGTCTCGACCAGGACGTGCCCGCCGGGGGCCAGCCACCGGGCGGCCACCGCGGCGAGCCGGCGCTGCAGGTCGAGCCCGTCGGGCCCGCCGTCGAGCGCCACGGCGTGCTCGTGCAGCCGGGCCTCGGGCGGCATCAGCGCGACCGCGCCCGTCGGGACGTACGGGGTGTTCGCGGTCAGCACGTCGACCCGCCCGCGCAGGTCGGCGGGCAGCGGCGCGTCGAGGTCGCCCTGCAGGACGAGCACGCCGTGCGGGGCCAGGTTGCGACGCGCGCAGGCGACGGCGGCGTCGTCGACGTCCGCCGCGACGAGCCTCACGTCCGGCCGTGCGGTCACCACGGCCAACCCGATCGCGCCCGAGCCGCAGCACAGGTCGACCACCACCGGTCCGCCGCCGTCCCTCGCAGGCATGCCACCGGGCCCGGGGAGGAGCGCGAGCGCCTCCCGGACGAGCAGCTCGGTCCGGCGTCGGGGCACGAACACCCCGGCAGCGACCCCCACGCGCAGTCCGGAGAACTGCGCCCAGCCGAGCAGGTGCTCGAGCGGCAGGCCCTCGACGCGGCGCTCCACCAGCCGTTCGAGCTCCGGGAGGTCCGGGACGCCGTCGGCGCCGGTCGCGGCCTCGAGCAGCAGGGTCGCCTCGTCCTCGGCGAAGACGCAGCCCGCGGCACGCAGGCGGACGACGACGGCGTCCAGGTGATCCGGCTGCGTGCCGGACGCGGCAACGGGCACGGGCACGGGCACGGCCAGGGGCGTTGGTGCGGGCGCGGCGTCGGCGGGCTCCCCGATTGCCGGGACCAACGGTCAGGCCCCCTCGGCATGGTCGCGCCAGCTGTGCCGCGGCTCGTACCCGAGCAGGCGACGGGCCTTGTCGATCGAGAGCAGCGTGTCGTGCACCCCGACGTCGCCCCGCACCGGCACGCCGGGGAACTGCTCCGCGAGCAGCTCGGCGTTCGGCCGACCCATGACGGTGTCGGCGGCGGCGATGATGAAGCGGTCGTAGCCGGCGGGTGCGGTCTCGAGCGCCCGCAGCACGGCCTGGGCACCGTCCCGACCGTCGATGTAACCCCACAGGTTCCAGCGACGCTGCCGTGCGTCGGCGTCGAACGACGGGAACTGCGCGTAGTCCTCGGGGTCCATCACGTTGGAGAACCGCAGCGAGGTGATCGCCAGCTCCGGGTTCCACCGGACGAGCTCGATCGCGAGCGTCTCCTCCAGGTGCTTGCCCAGGGAGTACGTCGACTCGGGCCGGGCCGGGTACTCCTCGTCGACGGGGACGTAGGGCGGAGGGGTCTCGAACGGCAGGCCGAGGACGGTCTCGCTGGACGCGTGCACGATCCGTCGCACCCCGAGGCGGGTCGCGGCCCACAGGACGTTGAACGTGGCCGCCATGTTGTGGTGGAACGTCGTCACGTCCGGCACGATCCCCGGGGCGGGCACCGCGGCCAGGTGCACGACCGCGTCGACGCCCTCGTGCTGGTCGCCCACGGCGGTCAGCGAGTCGACGACCTGCCCGTAGTCGGTGAGGTCGACCCGGACGAAGCCCGGCCCACGGGTGCCGTCCCTGTCGAGGTTGACGACGGCGTGACCCGCGGCGGACAGCTCACGCACCACCGTCCGTCCGAGCTTGCCTGACCCTCCGGTGACTGCGATGCGCATGCGGCGATCCTTGCACCCTCAGCGGTGCCGGGTGCGGTCCTTCGCCGGGACCCGCAGGCCGGAGGCGCGCAGCCGCCGGATGAGCTCGTGCGCCGAGACGGGGACCGCGCCGAGCGCCACCAGGTCGTCGTAGCGGACGTCCGGCACGTCGTAGTGGTCCAGGTCGAACGCCCGCTCGGGAAGGCCCGCACGTGCCGCGAACGCGTGCAGCTCGGCCAGCGACTCGTCCGAGACGAGGTGCCCCCACGACCGCCCGTGGTTGGGCCACAGCGGCGGGTCGACGAGCACGGTCACCGGCCGAGCGTACGTCGCGTCAGCGCACGAACAACCGGCTCGCCTGGGACTCGGCCTCGGCGTAGGTGCGTGCCGCCGTGTTCATCGCGGTCACGATCTGCTCGAGCGAGGCGTCGACGCGGGTCTCGGTGCTCGACCAGTCGGCCATGACCCCGGCGAACGCCCCGGCCGCCGCGCCCTTCCAGCCGGCCTGCAGCTCGGCGAGCTGGCGGTGCATGGCCGCGACCTCGGTGCGGATGGTGGCGGCGCGGGCCTGGACGGCGGCGGCGGACGTCGCGAGCTGTGCGCTGTCGACCTCGTACCTGCTCATGGATGAACCTCCCGGGTGGCCGGACGACCGGTACCCGGGAGGGTGCGGCCGTGGTCCGGCGGTGGAGGTCCCGACGCTACGAGCGCCGGCCGGAGCCCTTGCGGGGAGGTCCGGCCGGCGCTCGTGACATCAGCAGCGTGCGGGGCTGTGGGCGGCTCGGTGGGAGCACGCCCGGGGTGCGATCAGGAGTCGACGTCCGACTGCTCGGCCGCCTGCCGTGCCGCGGCCTCCTCGGCCAGACGGCTCTGCTCCTTCTCCAGGCGCTGGAGCTCGGCCGACAGGTTCTGCCGGGCCGGCTCCTCCCACGCCGCGCCGAGCGGGCTGACGAACAGCGACTCCCGCTCCAGCAGCTTGTGCAGGATCCGCACGCGGGCCCGCACGTAGTCCTCGACCGGCAGGTGCGAGTACTCGGCGCGCACGTCGTGCAGGTAGGCCTTGTAGCGCTGCGGCTCGGCGGCCAGCATCGCCAGGTCGGCGTCGCACAGCACCGCGCAGTCGAAGTCGCTCGGGTCGGGCGAGTGCCGCACGAGGGCCACCACGAGGTCCCGGACCCGCAGGGCACGGTCCTCCGGCACCCCGAGGGCGGTCAGCTCGGTGTAGGCCAGGTCGCTGCTGGCGACCTCGTCCTCACCGCCCTTGTTGGCGTACGCCTTGCGGTCGGCGGCGTCGAAGACCGCCCCGTGGTACCAGGCGGCGAGGCGGACCAGAGCCGGCTCGTGCGTCTCCTCCGCGAGCTCGTCGACCCGCTGCAGGACGTCGACCAGGTGTCGCAGGTTGTGGAACTCCCGGCCGGGTGCGCTCCACCGTGCCACGAGGGCCTCGGCCCTGTCGTGCAGCTCGCCCGGAGAGGCGGTCGCGCCGGCCTCCCCTGCGCTGCGCTGGTACGCGGACAACAACCACTGCGGTGCGTCGATGACGCCCATGAACAAGCCTCACGTGACGGCGAACATGTCTCGGACCCGTCATCGTAGCCCCGCCGGTTCAGGAAATGTCCGGGCTGTGCACAGGACGATCCGTGACGCTCTCGGACGAGACGGACGCCGCGCCGCCGAGCGGGATCCGGACGCTCACCGTGGTCCCGCCACCCACGGTCGCCCGCAGGTCCACCGCGCCGCCGTGCGCGTCGACGATCGCCGCGACGATCGCCATGCCGAGGCCAGCACCACCGGACTCACGGGTCCGTGAGGCGTCCACACGGTAGAAGCGCTCGAACACGCGGGCGGCGTGCACGGGGTCGATGCCCGGCCCGTGGTCGCGGACCTCCAGCACCCCGGCGCCGTCACGGACGCCGACCGCGAGCTCGACCGGCGACCCTGCCGGCGTGTGCTGCACCACGTTGCCGACGAGGTTCGCCACGACCTGCCGCAGCCGCGCCTCGTCGCCGGTGACCACGCAGGGTCCGATCGCGCCCCCGGCACCCAGCGGCTCGAGACGCGCGGAGCGGCCGGGGTCCAGGGCGTGCAGGTCGCTCAGCGCGTCGCCCGCGAGCACGGTCAGGTCGACAGGGACGGCGCTCATCGGACGGCGCTCGTCGAGCCGGGCCAGCGCGAGCAGGTCCTGCACCAGCGCGCCCATGCGCGTGGCGGACTGCTCGACGCGGCGCATCGTGTCGTCGACCTGGTCGCGCTCGGTCAGGGCACCCATGCGGTACAGCTCGGCGTAGCCGCGGATCGTCGCCAGCGGGGTGCGCAGCTCGTGCGAGGCGTCGGCGACGAACCGGCGCATCCGCTCCTCGGAGGCCGTGCGGGCGTCGAAGGCCTGCTCGATCTGGGTCAGCATGCCGTTGAGCGCGGCGGACAGCCGACCGACCTCGGTGGACTCCGGGGCGGGCGGCACGCGCTGGGACAGGTCGCCGTCGGCGATCGCCGCAGCCGTGGTCTCGATCTCCTGCAACGGGCGCAGCGAGCGCTGCACGGCCCACCCGCCCGCGACGACGCCGAGCAGCACGATGCCCAGGCCGCTCAGGACGAGCGTGAGGACCATCTTCTCCACTGTGCGGTCGACGTCCATCAGCGGCAGGGCGACGGCGACCGAGCCGAGCTGCCCGAGCGGTGTCCGCCCGGGGAATGCCACGACCCGCCAGCTCGAGCCACCCGTGGTGGACGGGACGGTGAAGGGCACGCCTGCGATCGCCGCAGCCTCGTCCGCCGTCAGGTCGGGGATCTCTGGCTGACCGTAGTGCTCCGCCGCAGCAGGGGACTGGTACGTCGACTCGACTCCCGCGACCTGCTGGCGCACGAAGTAGTCGCTCGGCGCGTAGCTGTTGCTCGACGAGTCCGACCGCCGGGAGATGTCGGTCTGGTCGACCGCCTCGGACTGGAGCTTGGCGTCGACCTGGTCCAGCAACGTGCTGCGCAGCAGGGTGGCCGCGGCCGCCCCTGCCAGGATCAGCCCGGCTCCCAGCAGCACGGCGATGATCGCGACGAGCCGGGAGCGCAACGACACCCCGGCCCACCGGACCCGCAGCCGGCTGGGGCTCACGGCTGCTCGCGCAGCAGGTACCCGACGCCCCGCTTGGTGTGGATCAGCGGAGGCAGGCGGTGCCCCTCGGCGTCGTCGAGCTGGTCGATCTTGCGGCGCAGGTAGGAGATGTAGGACTCGACGATGTTCGCGTCGCCGACCCAGTCGTACTGCCACACGTGATCGAGGATCTGTGCCTTCGACAGCACCCGGCCCGGGTTGAGCATGAGGTAGCGCAGCAGCTTGAACTCGGTGGGGGACAGCTCGACGTCGTGACCGGCGCGGCGGACCTCGTGTGAGTCGTCGTCGAGCTCGAGGTCGGCGTAGCGCAGCACGCTCGCGTCGTCGGTCTCGCCGGGCTGGGTGCGGCGCAGGATCGCCCGGATGCGCGCGACGACCTCCTCGAGGCTGAACGGCTTGGTGACGTAGTCGTCGCCGCCGACCGTGAGCCCCTGGACCTTGTCGGACGTGTCGTCGCGCGCGGTGAGGAACAGCACGGGCACGTGCTGGCCCTTCTCCCGCAGTCGGCGCGTGACGGTGAACCCGTCCATGTCGGGGAGCATGACGTCCAGCACGACCAGGTCGGGCTCGACCTCACGGGCCAGCTTGAGGGCCTGCCCGCCGTCCGCCGCGGCGTGCACCTCGAACCCCGCGAACCGCAGCGACGTGGCGAGCAGCTCGCGGATGTTCGGCTCGTCGTCGACGACGAGCAGACGCGCCTCGGGCGCGGACGACGGGGCGGTCATGGGCCCAGTCTGCCGGGCGTTCCTGGGCGTCGCCTGGGAGCTGGCTCGACGCGCCGGGAACGCCCGTGACGGTCAGACGAGGACGGCGTCCTCGGTCCGCTCGCGGAC
Coding sequences within:
- a CDS encoding SGNH/GDSL hydrolase family protein yields the protein MLDGGQVRWSRYVAIGDSFSEGLWDAPGHPAGPHIPLPPADAPLRGWADQLAMHLSQRRTAAGQPPLEYANLAIRGRLLRPILREQVPVALDLRPDLVSLVGGGNDILRPSVDVDRLARDLEAGVARLRAAGIDVLLGTGMDAAGSPLVRATRARVGVFNAHVWSIARRHGAYVLDLWGMRSLSDWRMWSDDRIHLTKDGHARVAQAALVGLGLAPDVPDWDEPPAPLPPVPRLAQVRDDARWAKVHLYPWATRRLHGTSSGAARTAKRPEATPVEVEPAREA
- a CDS encoding uracil-DNA glycosylase yields the protein MTGAPLDQLVAADWAAALAPVEPQLRAAGAFLRAEVAAGREYLPAGDAVLRAFERPLADVRVLIVGQDPYPTPGHPMGLSFSVQPDVRPVPRSLANIFRELVTDLDLPAPTSGDLTPWAAQGVMLLNRVLTVRPGAPASHRGHGWEAVTDRAIAALVERGGPLVAVLWGRDAQSLAPALHGVPVVASVHPSPLSASRGFFGSRPFSQVNRLLVEQGAQPVDWTLP
- a CDS encoding DUF3263 domain-containing protein yields the protein MTVTATLTPSPQVDPSGEAPAQSELSERDQAVLAFERQWWKYAGAKEQAVRELFDMSATRYYQVLNALIDDPAALAHDPMLVKRLRRMRSSRQRARTARRLGAEG
- a CDS encoding LytR C-terminal domain-containing protein — its product is MSKADYPYPPDEFDAPRSPDAPRDPYLAPRSWWSRWWPFVAVLVVFPVLAFALVNLAARFDSLPIGGDSSASDGASDTSTDAASTAPTDTGTEAAETPAETPAATADLATPVVVYNAAGIAGLAASTAETLTTAGFTAVTTGNQDAGDLTESVVYYGSDALKPTADLVAQTLGITTVTLSLAESPSGVSVILLTAP
- a CDS encoding cold-shock protein, producing the protein MAQGTVKWFNAEKGFGFITPVGGGQDLFVHYSAIQVDGYRSLEEGQEVDFEVGQGTKGPQAEQVRPV
- the groL gene encoding chaperonin GroEL (60 kDa chaperone family; promotes refolding of misfolded polypeptides especially under stressful conditions; forms two stacked rings of heptamers to form a barrel-shaped 14mer; ends can be capped by GroES; misfolded proteins enter the barrel where they are refolded when GroES binds); translation: MAKIIAFNEEARRGIERGLNVLADTVKVTLGPKGRNVVLDKKWGAPTITNDGVSIAKEIDLEDPFEKIGAELVKEVAKKTDDVAGDGTTTATVLAQALVREGLRNVAAGANPIALKKGIEKAVEAVTAALLEQAKEVESKEEIAATAAISAGDVAIGELIAEALDKVGKEGVITVEESSALGLELELTEGMRFDKGFLSAYFVTDPERQEAVLEDAYVLLVESKISNVKDLLPLLEKVIQSGKPLFIVAEDVEGEALATLVVNKIRGTFKSVSVKAPGFGDRRKAMLQDMAILTGGQVVSETVGLKLDTVGLEVLGTARKIVVTKDETTIVEGAGDAALIAGRVNQIRAEIENSDSDYDREKLQERLAKLAGGVAVIKAGAATEVELKERKHRIEDAVRNAKAAVEEGIVAGGGVALIQAGKVAFANLVLEGDEATGAAIVKLAIEAPLKQIAINAGLEGGVVAEKVRNLPTGHGLNAATNTYEDLLAAGVNDPVKVTRSALQNAASIAALFLTTEAVVADKPEKAAPAGPGGGEDFGGGF
- a CDS encoding pyridoxal phosphate-dependent aminotransferase; the protein is MPLRPLDQSAKLRHVLYEIRGKTLDEAARLEAEGHTVLKLNTGNPAAFGFDAPHQIVRDVIAAIPLAHGYSESRGILSARRAIVTRYETTPGFPSIDVDDVFVGNGVSELITMVCQALLDEGDEVLVPSPDYPLWTAMTSLSGGLPVHYRCDETAGWEPDLEHLESLVTPRTKALVVINPNNPTGAVYSREILEGIVAIARRHSLLLLADEIYDRILYDGAQHVPLASLAPDLLCLTFNGLSKTYRVAGYRAGWLAITGPRDHARGFLEGITLLASTRLCPNVPAQHAIQAALGGVQSIDALIAPGGRLHVQRDVAWRGLTSIPGVDCVRPDGALYLFPRLDPEVHEIRDDGRLVYDLLVSEHILLVQGTGFNWPTPDHLRVVTLPEARVLSEAVERIGNFLSSYHQ
- a CDS encoding putative protein N(5)-glutamine methyltransferase; translated protein: MPVPVPVAASGTQPDHLDAVVVRLRAAGCVFAEDEATLLLEAATGADGVPDLPELERLVERRVEGLPLEHLLGWAQFSGLRVGVAAGVFVPRRRTELLVREALALLPGPGGMPARDGGGPVVVDLCCGSGAIGLAVVTARPDVRLVAADVDDAAVACARRNLAPHGVLVLQGDLDAPLPADLRGRVDVLTANTPYVPTGAVALMPPEARLHEHAVALDGGPDGLDLQRRLAAVAARWLAPGGHVLVETSERQAPAAVAVMAEHGLHARVVSDDDLDATVVVGTRAPTPGRPRSDLGGDGTRRD